DNA from Cyanobacteriota bacterium:
GTGGAGAAATTGAGATCGACCACACTGGTATCTAACACAATTACCCCATATTTCTCTAACCGGCTGCTGAGGGCCATATCAAAGTCTTCTTTCAGTTCAGCTCGTTTTGTGATAGCCTCTTCTGCTGTTCGCTTCGCTGCGGCAATTTTGAAGGATTCCTGGGTCTGAGGAGCAATAATTTTAGCCACGATATTTGCCAAGGTGCCCTGGGTGCGGCGCACTTCTACCACTCGTGATGGATCCAACCGAAAGTTGATGGCGAAGCTGGCCGTCAAATCCTGTAAATCCTTGGTGGCACTCTGGGCTGGCACTTCAAACTTTTGTACGGTGACATCGTAAATATCGACAGTACCGATGAAC
Protein-coding regions in this window:
- a CDS encoding prohibitin family protein → FIGTVDIYDVTVQKFEVPAQSATKDLQDLTASFAINFRLDPSRVVEVRRTQGTLANIVAKIIAPQTQESFKIAAAKRTAEEAITKRAELKEDFDMALSSRLEKYGVIVLDTSVVDLNFSTEFSKAVEDKQIAEQRAQRAVYVAQEAQQEAQAEINRAQGKAEAQRLLAETLKAQGGELVLLKEAIEAWKQGGAQMPEVLVMGSDSGGVPFLFNLKDFQKAAGR